A stretch of Porites lutea chromosome 5, jaPorLute2.1, whole genome shotgun sequence DNA encodes these proteins:
- the LOC140938445 gene encoding C4b-binding protein beta chain-like: MLQKFSTSKRCSKRLKLIKVLTYCSELEYCSRLPIPANGEKVTETPTSVSFRCVGKEYKLVGSSSRTCQDNGQWSGQQPSCQLISCVDPGTPSNGARTIRGGFIYLGSVQFTCRKNYELDGVSRIYCKRDGNWSRPLPKCVLVSCTNPGKLRNGRVIGDDFSNDATVRFKCNSRYRLVGAKKITCRNGQWSNKNPKCLLRKKRFGQR; this comes from the exons ATGCTTCAAAAATTT TCGACGTCAAAGCGATGCTCCAAACGGCTAAAACTAATTAAAGTGCTCACTTATTGTTCTGAACTAGAATACTGCTCCCGACTTCCTATTCCTGCCAATGGGGAGAAAGTAACAGAGACACCAACGTCCGTATCATTTCGTTGCGTCGGAAAAGAATATAAGCTTGTAGGTTCATCCTCAAGAACCTGCCAGGACAATGGACAGTGGAGCGGGCAGCAACCTTCATGTCAAC TGATTTCATGTGTCGACCCTGGTACTCCCTCCAATGGTGCTAGGACAATTCGCGGAGGATTCATTTACCTTGGTTCCGTACAATTCACATGTAGAAAGAACTACGAACTTGATGGAGTATCAAGAATATATTGTAAAAGAGATGGTAACTGGAGCAGACCGCTGCCAAAGTGTGTTTTAG TGTCCTGCACGAATCCAGGGAAGCTACGAAATGGAAGAGTGATTGGAGATGACTTCAGCAATGATGCAACCGTTCGATTTAAATGTAACTCACGCTATCGGCTTGTTggtgcaaaaaaaattacatgtagAAACGGACAGTGGAGTAACAAAAACCCGAAATGTCTGCTCAGGAAAAAGCGGTTCGGACAACGTTAA